Genomic window (Alnus glutinosa chromosome 9, dhAlnGlut1.1, whole genome shotgun sequence):
AAACAAAGATCCTAAGCTCCTACCATCGATGACTGCTTATGTGCTCATAGCACAAGTTCTTATTGCTACATAAGCAGTGGTGGTGGTCTCAAACCACTCATTTTGATGTCATCGTTGCAGACAAGAAAACACGAGTAAAGGACATAAAGTCATGACCAACATACAGATAATTACAGGCTGACATTGTGGTAAGGAGAAATCACGTAAGTGACACCTCAAAActcaaataacaaaagaaaaggctAATACAGACGTCATCAGTAAGATGATTCTGAGTCCTAGTCAAGTTCAAACTTAACCATATTGTACAATAGTGACCTTACAGCTTTTTTCGGTTTCTCACTTAACAGTTCAACTTAATGAAGCTAGTTCATCAATGGCCTTATAGTGTTGCTGTCTCAATTCCTTGCACCAATGAACCCTAAATAGATAGGACAAGAAAGCCCTGAAATCTCATGCAAACTGAAAAGAACTATGCAAACTATGTATCAGATTGACATGCTAGTGTTTTTATACCCTTCAGAACTTCACATTAGACAGTAATTTGAGAAAAATCAAAACTGACGTTTTATCTATTGCTTTTCATATCAAAAACATTTCACGTAGTAGATTCAACTGAAATGTGAACTTATAGCACAATTGACCTGTACCAGTACTGCTTAATTTGCAGCACACATCAAGTGGTCAATCCTCATATCCTTTATTGAGACTTTACCATCTGTTCCGCGGTGCCTTACAAGTCATAATTGATTCTGTTCCAAAGCTAGCAACTAAATTTGATAGGTTATTGACAAGTAATGTTCACATACTGCTATAATTAGTaggtagaaaaagaaaaaggtgaaaacTCAGAGTCTTAGACCTGCTACAGGCACCGACTGTAGGgaaggaggaagaaaaaataataacatagaCTGAATTTGAGCAGATGGGTAGGAATATTGAGAAACTATCTAACCTGTCTCATCTCATtcctttatttaataaaattaaaagtttaagaTTCATAGACTTAAAAAATAGATGTCATTGTGCTCATGCATGACCCAAAAAGCTTCCACAAACAATGGGCTTTATAGGAAAAAGAAAGCCTGTCTCATCTCAGATTTCACCTATTGAACTTCAAACAATAGTAATCGGACAGTTATTTCCCTATTGAACCTTCCATTTCATATGAAATTTCATGACTACATATAGATTGCATAGGAGTACATCGCCATTATTACACAAGGTTTTTCCATATTGACAGGTAAAAATAATCATTCACTAGCATAACGATTTATTTGATCTAAACATGCTTCAACCTTCATTTAAGGAGACAATTCTTCACCCCATTCTAATTGATTTACTTATCTCATTGTGCAAGCAAGAGTTCACAGTGACCCAAAAAGATGAACGCATATCCAGATAGACACCCCACACTCATACAGACACAAAAAGTGCATAATGCTGGTCTAGGTTCCTAGAAgccaaaaaatcaataaataaatgttcCGGAAAAGAAATACTTAAATCTCTTCTTTTCGTATTTCAATTCTTAAAGAGATTAGAGATGTAGAGAGATGAAAGCACTTGCAGAAAGTGAGGAAATAGAATTGAATTTTAACAAGATCATCTTATTATCCATTGGCTAGATTGAATTGAATTTTAACAAGACCATCTTACTATCTATTGGCtagttaattatttattcttgaTACAAATATCcctatttaaaaaatcaaaagaatagCTTTTGATCAGATCACACGAGAATTTCACCTACTAAAGTGAGTTTTCATGTGTAATTCTTTGCTCATCTCTGCATGTCCCTTAGTAAAATTTtgttaaacaacaaaaaaaaagaagaggaaaccATTCACCGGTGGAGTCCAAGTACAAAAATATACAAGAgtataaaccaacacaaactgTCTATATGCGTTTCCGTGTGTGTGGCATCAAGCATATGGCTTGACTATTAATGTACAATTTAAGACAGAGTTAGAGAGTTCAACAgtaatttttcaataaatagAGTTTCATTCACTAATTTAGCAAAAAGAGGGAGTTATCGGCATTATACTTTATTTGATTCTATGAACCATGACTAACAACACATAAAGTACACAAAAATTCCATCAACAATAAAAATATGTGAAAGCCCTTTGGACTCTATTGTCCGTTAGCAAATCCAAGCAAACTCACAACATAAGCAAAAAAGTAAGGAATCAAATCAATGTCTCACACTATCCAGTTGATGCACCAAACAAAAGGAaatgttgaaaaagaaaatatccaAGAACTCCAAAACACATGCACTGGCCATCACTTCTGAATCTGAAAATTAGTTCCTCAATCTCTCTAGAAAAGAATGAGCTACAAATGATATCCACTTCTTTCACAAATTTAAATTTACCAGCTAGCAAACCCCCAGCCAACCACATCCTTCAGTGAAATTCACCAAGAAACCAATATTAATGCTACTTTAACAACTACTTTCAAGAACAATCTATGCTTAATACAAGACAAACCCATTCTAAAGTTCCTAATgcttcaaccaaaaaaaaagctAGACAACTTTTTAGAGTAACAAAAATGGAAGATCTTCCTTTAACAGATAGAATAGAAGAAAGCAATTTGATTGGCACGTATATGAAAGTAATCAAACAGAAGAATCAACAGTACAAAAAACCAGAACAACAGCCCACACCAGGAGTTGAACAGGACTAGTGATGTCTCTGTTCAATATAAACACTTAGTCCCCCACAATATAAAATGGCTATTTATAGTAAAAGCATGCAGAAAATATGCTAATAAAACGCTCCCGTACCATTAAGCCAAAAATACAGAACCAGTACATAATAGTCACAAGTTTTACCACACAAATTCACAGGATCTTTTCAAATTTAGATGTAATAAAATGCAAACATACAGATTTATGTCTTGCACCTTAAGAAAAAGGAGACGGACTAAGAAAGTAGAACCTAACCAAACAGATTATTACGTGGAGTGATGACAACACGTAAAGAACAATGCCAGTACTCTCTGCATCTCCTCATCAAACCActgaaaataaaagcaaaaacaagaaaactaaTAACCTACAACTACTTAAATCTCATATATCCATAAGTTTCACAAATCAACGACAGTAAGTGATATGTTCCTGAGAAACATCTGTTCAGAGAAGCTACTTACATTAACGCGGGACAGATTAGTCACCGTCGCCAATGCTCTTCTCTGAGCACACATTCCCCAGTTCCTCATTCCTAGACTGATCCTTCCCCGCAACCCATCCGTCTTGTCCAAACTCATTCCTTGCCTTTGCCATTACTTCATCCGGTACAAATTCATTCCTCACCGTTTCAACTTTGACTTCATTTTCCTTTGCAATTGCTTCTCCATCTCGTACCAACTCATTCCTTgcttcttctttcttgacctCATCCTTCACTGCAATGACAGCTTCCCTAACAAACTCAGCTCTCATTTCCTCATCCTTCACCACATTTTCCTTTCCAATTTCTTTATCCTTGGGCTCATTTTTTTCTGCATCCACTTGTTTCGGAACAATCTCTGTCCGTTCTTCAAAATCTTCCATAGAAACATCCCCTACACCCTCGGTGTCCGAGGCCCCATCATTGTCATTATCAACATTTCTCTCTCTGGCTCTATTTCCAGATACATACTCCATCTCCGAATTGATCTCACAACCCATCATAGCAGGGGCATCCGACCCACCCCCACTTTCGTTTTCAGAACCGTTCTCCACCACCTCCTCATTCACATCCTCCATCACCTTGTTCTGCCTCTCCAGAAACAGCAACCTCCTCCTCAAGTCCCCGAGCTCCCTCTCCAACAAGAAAAGCCTCTCCTTCAACGTCAAATTCTCCTCCTCCAACTGCGCTATATGTGAATCCTGATCATCCACCCTATTCTCCAACACATTGTTATACTCAACCCCACTGTAATTCGGGTATATCATCTCAAATCGGCTCAAGTCATGGTCCAACCTCCTCTCCACTTCCACGTGCTCCTCCACATCACTCTCACTCGACCCACCATTCTCATCTTCCTCCTCATCCTCGTGCTCGTTCCCACCCGGTGAACGCAGCCGAATCAACCCTTTCATCGACCCATACCCATCCACACCCCACTCCTCCTTGGCCATATCCCCTAGCACCTCCCTAGACGGCGAGAACATCGGAGTTGGCAGCACTGCAGGCGTCGCGGCACACGGCGACACCAGCTCGGCAATACCTCCCGCCTTCTTCGCCCTGATTATAAACGACGTAGTGTTCCTAGGCGCGTAAGGCGCGAACCTATTGTTAAATTTCTTCTTAGGGTAGAATTTCCGGGCTTTCAGCCTATTCTGCGACTGCAATTCCTGAAGAGTCGGGGGTTTGTACCCTCCACTGCTACTCGGACCGCTTATCACCGCCGTGTTGGGCATCTGCGCCGACATCGGCATGGACATCGGTTTCTCCATCCTCCTTAGGTCCTTGCGCTTATCAGAGACCTTCTTACCCTTCCAATTGCCCCGTCCAGGCTTCAACGACGGCTTCGAGGCCGTCATGACATAATTCGGCTTCAAAGAAGAAGAGCTCTGGAACTTCTTGTTAGGATGATCCATCGAAGCCACCTGTTGCGGCCACACTTGATTGTTGTAGCTCCGGTTGAGCATCATCATCTGCGGCTGCTGAGACTGGCTCAGCGCCTGGGACTGAGCCATCATCTGAATCTGCGTAGGCGGAGGCTGGCTCATCATCTGGTTCATCATCTGCGAAGGCTGCTTATTCAGAATCTGCGACTGATCGTTCATCGTTTCTCCACCAATTGAATCGAAACCAAACCCTAGAAAAACCTAGATATTCGCGATTCCTCTCAAATACTTTGTGCGTTAAATAACTGAATCCGAAATTGAAACGTTTGCGGcaaacgaacaaaaaaaaaacacagatcgAAACCCTAGAAACCTATTCTAATCCAGGTTCGATCATTATAGATCTCCGAGcgtgtttgtatttattttccgagaaagttttaaattttcagAACAAAATGAGATGGTGATTGATTTTCACgcgctctctccctctctctagaAATCTGGAAAGGTCTGAGAAATGGAATCTCGATTTCTTTCAAAAGGGGCCGTTTTAGGTATGCTCGGAAGGACCCCGAAGGGTGGTTTTATAGGCAGAGAAGGGGTGGGATGGACGGTTGGATTTGGGGCATTCGGAAATGGAGCGTTGAGATGGAGGCTGCGTGTCATTGAAATCGTCAATAGGATTTAGAACTCAAAGCTTGCCCCTTGATATTTCAACGAAGATTAGTCCTCCATCACCTTTATATTATtgggctttttttatttttttattttttttattttttttatgaaatctTTATATTATTGGGCTTAGTCATGCTATcagttcttaattttttttgttttaattttttagtaagAGTTTATCCGAAGATTGATTTACCATATATTATTAGGATAAGAACATAATGTGTGTAGTATCATTCTTCTATGAGTTTGCTCCTACGGTCCTACCTTTGCTCTTTCTAGGactctatttttctctttcaattaGAAGTActattaatttaagaaaaaatgtttaaaagCTCTTCGAAATATGGCTTTTTATCAAATGGCtccataaaatttaaaacttatcAATTGAGTCTTTAAAATCAGAACTAATATCAAATAGATCATTTCGTTTACCTTCCCTATCATGTCATATCCAATAAAAAAGTAACACGTGTCTTActcaataaaagatataaaaataataaagatataaaaacaaaaaattaaaaatattaatattaatattaaaaaaaaaacaagtgccTAAATGGGTGACTGAATCTCCCTCAACTCCTCAAGCTTTTTGAGGTGGTAAAAAACCACCCCTAGGGCGACAAAGGGGGTGGATGAACCGGCCCACTAAAGCCAGTGATAAAATGTCACTTCCTACTAGTTTAGAAccctactttttttctttcctaaaatacaattttatccTTTCAAATTGAAGTTTGTCCCATTTCTAATCTGAACAATTTCATCTAAACTTTCTGTTATTGTCAATATAATTCTTGTGTCCATCTTCCTGTTCATTTCATTTAGTGTTTTCAAACATGTGGTTTGACTTCGCTCcattaaatctttaaaataGCAATTTTCAATGCAGttaataaaaacacaatttttaaaaatacaattaagcaTTTAATAAAATCACAGCTCGGTATGCATCTTAAAAGCACGCTTATTTGGATTTTcaaaactgtaattttttttcaaacgcaTTGCCAAACGATATGCTATCTACAATTTTGTATAAAATCGCACATTGGGCATATAAAATCGCAGGCCAAGTGCCCTTTGTTAACTaaataatagtatatatatatatatatagagagagagagagagagagagagagagagagagagagagagagattaaaaagaaaaataagatataTCTGTTATATTACCAAAAATGACCTTATATATGGTACCCATCAACAAAACATACGTACTCATAACGCTTCTTAGCTGTAGGGTTtgccaaaacaaaaataaaaaaaaaaataaatccacGCTGCCTCCGGAGTTGACAAGTAACATTGAGGTGGAACGTCTGTGTTTCACAAAAAAATGTACAGGGTTAAACGTACTTACTCATCACAGCTATGTATTGGGGTTGTTTCCGGCga
Coding sequences:
- the LOC133877273 gene encoding uncharacterized protein LOC133877273, encoding MNDQSQILNKQPSQMMNQMMSQPPPTQIQMMAQSQALSQSQQPQMMMLNRSYNNQVWPQQVASMDHPNKKFQSSSSLKPNYVMTASKPSLKPGRGNWKGKKVSDKRKDLRRMEKPMSMPMSAQMPNTAVISGPSSSGGYKPPTLQELQSQNRLKARKFYPKKKFNNRFAPYAPRNTTSFIIRAKKAGGIAELVSPCAATPAVLPTPMFSPSREVLGDMAKEEWGVDGYGSMKGLIRLRSPGGNEHEDEEEDENGGSSESDVEEHVEVERRLDHDLSRFEMIYPNYSGVEYNNVLENRVDDQDSHIAQLEEENLTLKERLFLLERELGDLRRRLLFLERQNKVMEDVNEEVVENGSENESGGGSDAPAMMGCEINSEMEYVSGNRARERNVDNDNDGASDTEGVGDVSMEDFEERTEIVPKQVDAEKNEPKDKEIGKENVVKDEEMRAEFVREAVIAVKDEVKKEEARNELVRDGEAIAKENEVKVETVRNEFVPDEVMAKARNEFGQDGWVAGKDQSRNEELGNVCSEKSIGDGD